The Flavobacterium psychrotrophum region CCAGGGCAGCAAATATCCCGATATGGGTAGTGCTCACGCGCTGGTCATTCACGCTTCTGTGGAAAAAAGCTGACAGGGGATTCATGATTTACATTTTTTGCGCCTTCCTGCGCTGTTTTTGTCCCCCTTCCTCACCAGGGCTGTCCTCGGCAGAAGCCGACTGGGCCTTTTTGGCATCCTGCTTCTGGGAGGTTCCTTCCTTTTCAGACTGCTGCTGCTCTTTTGCCTGCCTTGTATCAATGCGTTTGTGTTCGGCATCGTAAACAGTAAGGGTCTTAAATTGAGGGCTTGCTTCTATATACTGCTTTACCTCCTGGCCATCCTTGATGAACGTGGCGGACTGCCTGTTGCCTTTTTTCAGTGAATTAAGGAGGTCTTCCTTGTGGGAAGGATTTCCAAGCTCCTTGATTGGGTGTTTGGAGATTACCGCATCTAAATCATAACCGTAATTTTCATGGTAATGCTTCTGGCGGAAATTGCCATTGGAATCAGCATCTTTAAAATCCAGCTGTACCCTGCGCAATTGCTTATTGCTAATGGCGCTGATGTAAACGCAATGCACGGCAACGGCGGCACCGCCCTTATGTTTGCCGTGATGTTTGGCCGCAACGATATTATCGAAACGTTGATAGACAACGACGCCGACGTAAATCTTAAGGACAAGCGCGGACTTGATGTACTGGATATTG contains the following coding sequences:
- a CDS encoding ankyrin repeat domain-containing protein, producing MLIANGADVNAMHGNGGTALMFAVMFGRNDIIETLIDNDADVNLKDKRGLDVLDIAFQQGNKAALDALQKIKAA